Genomic window (Argopecten irradians isolate NY chromosome 13, Ai_NY, whole genome shotgun sequence):
GGCATTGTTAAACTGTGACTGGGCGTTTTCGTGAGGAATTTGTTCTTGTTGATTGAATGTTTGGTGATTGCTACTTTCTGATGGTACTTTACCTGATACAGCGGACGTTTTCAGGTGACGTGGTTTTAACGACGAGTGGtaagttttcaaaatttcatcGTCAGATTTGATCTTCGTTTCACCAATATTTTGGATGATGCTGGCTACTGGTTGATACAATGCAGATTTCAATAAAGATTCATCGCGTTGTTTTGGTGGTTTGCCTTGATAATACTTAAAAGCATCCTCTGAAATTGCATATGGAGCTGTATTGAACTTGAATACATCTAACTCACTATTGGCGTTAACAACAGGGACGACCGTCTGTGAAGTAGTGACAAGATCAGCTGTCTTGGAGACAGCTTTTATTGAAATCAATTCAGCCGTTGTTGGTATTGTTATATCATCTGTAGTTGTTTTGAATATCTGAACCGCTTCAGTTGATATACTCGGACTAACAACATTATTAGTTGTTGTTAGAGGAGTTGTAATATCTTCCATAGTTGTTGTTGGAAAAGTAATATCTTGTGTAATTTTTGTTGGAATTGTAACCTCTTCCGTCGTTGTTGTTGGTGGAGTTGTAACCTCGTCCgtcgttgttgttgttggagttGTAACCTCttcagttgttgttgttgttggagttGTAATCTCTTCAGTTGTTGTTATTTGATTTGTAACCTCTTCAGTTGTTGTTGCcgttgttgttgttggagttGTTATCTCTTCCgtcgttgttgttgttggagttGTAACCTCCTCCGTTGTTGCTGTTGGAGTTGTTACCTCTTCCGTCGTTGTTGTTGGAGTTGTAACCTCTTCAGTTGTTTTTGTTGGAGTTGTTAACTCTTTCGTCGTTGTTGTTGGAGTTGTAACCTCCTCcgttgttgttgttggagttGTTACCTCTTCCGTCGTTGTTGTTGGAGTTGTAATCTCttcagttgttgttgttggagttGTTACCTCTTCCGTCATTGTTGTTGGAGTTGTAACTTCTTCCGTcgttgttgttggtgttgtaacctcttcagttgttgttgttggagttGTAACCTCttcagttgttgttgttggagttGTTACCTCTTCCGTCGTTGTTGTTGGAGTTGTAACTTCTTCCGTCGTTGTTGTTGGAATTGTAACTTCttcagttgttgttgttggagttGTAACCTCttcagttgttgttgttggagtCCTTACCTCTTCCGTCGTTGTTGTTGGAGTTGTTACCTCTTCCGTTGTTGTTGTTGGCATAGCCTCTTCCGTCGTTGTTGTCGGGGTTGTTACCTCCTCAGTAGTAGTTGGAGTTGTTACCTCTTCCGTCGTTGTTGTTGAAGTTGTAACCTCTTCAGTTGTTGCTGTTGGAGTTCTTATCTCCtcagttgtggttgttggagttgtTACCTCTTCCGTCGTTGTAGTTGGAGTTGTAACCTCTTCCTtcgttgttgttgttggagttGTAACCTCTTCtgtcgttgttgttgttggagttGTAACCTCTTCTGTTGTTGGAGTTGTCAGTTCCTCCGTCGTTGTTGTTGGAGTAGTAACCTCTTCCgtcgttgttgttgttggagttGTAACCGCTTCCgttgttgttgtggttgttTGAGTTGTAATAAACTTTTCTGTCGTTTTTGTTGAGTGAATGCTTTCAGCATTTTGCCTTTCAATGTTTGCAATGCTGTTAACATCTCCGttgtaaattgatttatttgttgCTGTTTCAACAGTTTTTATATCCTGACGAATATTGTGAAGAATGCTCATTGTAAGCTGATCAAAGTCTATAGTTGCCTTTGTTGAGGATTCCTTCCTTTTCGGGGTTGTTGTCCTTATATCATCATATGTCACCTTCTTCTGTTTAGATTGCTGTGCATTACCAAATGATGTTGCAGCATTctttttattttcgtttttgttCTGCTTTTTCCAATTAGTTTTCTCGCGCTGCATTACGGGCGAAAAAAGGTCGGGCATACCTTGTTTGAAATTGTGCTGATTGTTCTCAATGCGCTTTCTAAAATGGTTTATCGATAATCTGGCGTCATCATACAACTTAGGTGGTATGTCGTCAAGTACGCCTGGATGCAATTGCCCTTTCTTTCCATGTTGATCCGATGTACTTTCAACTTTGGcaattgtttttttctgttgacTTGGTTTGCCTGACGAGTTCCTTACATCACTTTGTTGTCTAACCGTCACGAGCCCGGGTAAATTGACAGGTAAACCAACTATTCTTTGATCTGGTGCCCGTGACTGGAAGTTTGTATATTTTCTAAGAACCGAATTCCGTCGGAATGCCATCACTGGTGGAAGTGGTGTAGTACGTGTTATTGGGTTGGGTACAGGGGCAAGCTTCTCTATACGCTGCTTTCTTTCACGTTGACTCTGTGGAATCCGGTATCTTCGAGATCCAAGGGAGGTAATCCGTCGCTTGTCTACCGCCATTATTGGTTTTTTCCGGCTAATTTGCTTACGTTTAGTTGTTGTTTTCTGTTTATTTGCTTCTTGTTTAATTTGAGATAGTCTTGATGTTGGTATCTTCAGTGTTCTTTGAGGGATAACATGATTTCTCTTCTGCAAGTTTGTTCTTTTTCTAGATACAGTTGTGACGGTATCACTGCGACTCAAAGCTTTTGGTACATGTTGGCTTACGTCAAAAATTGGTTTTGACATGTGGCTAAACCGTTTGTTTTGATTGATATCTATACGACTGGAAAGTCCAGCAGAACTAGAtagttgttttcttttctgtgGTTTCACTGATTTCTTTTCAGAAACCGTCGGTGCAaacaaattcattaatattGGTATCCCCGTAGCCATATTCCGTTTCCTTACCCGTGTACTACGGGGTTTCCAAAAGCTACTAGAGAACCTTGGTCTGACTGATTTCTTTGTCCGTTCTAATAATTTCCTTGGTACATCTATAACATCATTATAGCTGGTGTAGTACTCGGCAGTTGGATCAGGATACACGTTTTCAGACATTTTGTTCGATGTGGATTGGAGTAAGGAATGTGTTGTGTCATTGATATCGGTTGTTGATATATCTGAGTTTTGCCTTTCTATCATTgatttttgtaaaacatttgttacattttcaTGCATTGTCGTATTAAAAAGTTCGGTGGTTGGATATGTGACAGTAGCTGGGAATTCCAATGGTAGAACTGTTCTGAATTCATCTGGAAATGCTGGCTCGCTTGATACTTTCTTCTCCTGTGGATAGTTTGGAGAGGAACTGCCTGATTGATGATCTGCTGTCGACGATTCACCAGTTACTGGTAATGATAATAGGCTATCTGCAGAAAATCGCGTCGCGGAGCGCGTAGATGCGTCTATAGGTGGTATATAGGAATCAGGAGAGGAGGATGCAATGATGTTAGTACGGACCCCATTCGCCTCTTGATTAATGGTGGAATATTCAACATTACTCACCTTCGGTTGAGTCTCTGATGGCTTTCCTTGCATGTGAGTCATCTCCTTCTGTGTGTTGGACAGATGATCAGGGTTACGCCCATTATGTTGCGATCTCTCTGGTTTGGTTTGACGGAATAGGTTTGCTCCGGAAAATCTATTTGTTTGGATCATTCTTGGCCCACTTGATGGCACAACAGCCGGAATGTTAATGGTTTTGACGACATTTTGATGTTTCCCAACATGAGTTGTTTTTCGCATTTCAGATGACATTACCACAGCTTGGTCTTTAACATTATCCACCTTGAAACTGTCGCTATTTATCAGAGTGTTTGGACTAACAACTGTGTCTTTTGCTGTCGTTCCGTGATAAATACCTGGTCTGGCGTTCATGCTGAGAAATACTTTGTCGTTGGATTTCATTGGTTCTAATGGTGAGGAAATGATATGGTTTGGTGAGGGATACATTACATTCGGCGCCTGCGACAATAAATGAGCTCGGGATAAATTAAGTGTCTTTGTGTTTTGGGCCTTCTGTTGTTCTGTCGCTATTTTAATGTTTGTTGCTGGTCTATGCCTTCTTGTCGGAGCTGACTGTGAAAgttgatttttatttccattaatgTTTTGCTCGTTTTGCTTACCATTCAAATATTTGCTTAGTGTATTTAAAATCTCATGATGTTTAGATCCAGTCAATGCTTGTACGAGTTTATTAACAATGGCTTCTTTTTCAGATTTTGGTGGCTGGTTAGTAGAATCGACAGCCATAGTGGATTTCTCTGCCTTATTTACGAAGTGTCGTGCagtttgtgttttgggagtaATATGAGTTGTATCCATAGGCTGTCGTGATGATGACGGTTTTGTTGCTGATGGAGACATTGAAACAGCGTTATTTTTATACTTGCCAAAACGTGTGCCTGTGGATTGAATGTCCATTGGAATCACCTTCCATCCGTCTTCAGCAACATTTTGATTATTAAAGTCATTCTGAAGTTTATTCATACCGTTGTTTAAACTATTTCCCTGATCCTGCATGTTCGTATCTCGTGAAAATCCTCCAATAAGTTCTACGTTTTTCGGTAAGTTCTTTTCTGTCGGTGTATTGTAGTTTGTTGACGGTGTAGTTATCTTGCCTATCATAAGCGAGTCTAATGGATGTGGTTTGCGTTTCTCCTGGAGCCTACGTGGATTTGCGTTATTCTGAACAAAGACATGGTTGGGAGAATCTGCTGGAATCTTTGATGGTCTCTCAGAATATGACAGAAAACTCATACCTCCGTGCATAGCATGATTCGCCATTTTTGTTGTGGGTTTAGCCTGATAATCAATTACATGGCTGCCTTCCTGTGTTATCAGTGAAGGATCTGTAGGTCGCAGAACTTGTTTTGTAGTTAAAGAAGGGGCTTTTGTCACAAATGGTATTGATCTCCATTCTTCATTTCTTGATTTCATTACTACTCTCACATTCTCTGAAATTCCCGCAGCAGTTAATGACTTTTGTATTGAAGCTCTTACTCTATCCACCAGGAGTTCGCTGGGTGTTGGTTTGACAGTCGGAGGTTGAATTTCGTTTTCATTCGCTATGACAAGTTCTACATATTTGTCGACTCCGGCCGATTTCAGTGCCCTGTTGattgatgattttatttttatcaacatCTTTTGATCACTAGCCGACGGTAATACTCCTTCATTGTGGGATCGTTTATGTGCCTCCGGTCCCATTCTAGCAACGCCACTCCCATGCAATTCCTCTTGGTAGGATGGCTGGAACTTTTTGCTGTTTAAGTATGAAACATCCATTTCCTGCCATGAACCTGGAGCTGTAGGTCTTGTTTCATGTTTATGCTGGTTACGCACAGTGTTGAATCGCGGTCTTCCTTCCATCGGTATTTGGTGAGGTGGTGGGCGTGTCATTATGACAGTGGTGGTAGTTGGTGCTGGAGTTGTAGGCTTGGCAGTTGTCACTCCTTCCTTTTCTTCATTCTTTTTATGACTTTCCTCCGAAGGTTTCACAGGATCAGGAGCGTCTGTTGTATCTCCATACATCATTTCCTGCATCATTTCTGGATCCATATATCCCATCATTCCCCCAAACATTCCCGCCATTGGACTTCCAATGTGACTCATCATAGCCAATCTCTGTTGTTCGAAAGGATCGACTACTCTGTGATGTTGCATCATGTTATGCATAGGTACAATTGCCGGTTGTGAACTGAATGGTATTTGGTTAACTTGTACAGGCTGAGTTTCAGCTGTTGTCCGAGCTTCATGAGCTTTAAGCATAGACATCACATTCGTCAACAGGGAAGCAGCTGACGTAGGAGGAACCGGTACCGTGGGAGCAGGTACTTTTTTCTCGTGCGCTTGCAGGAGTTCAAGAATTTGGTTTAAAGGTGCTTGTGTGGTAGTTGTGATGATTTCTGGTGCGGCCGTTGGTGAGCCAACGATTGCTGATAGTAACCTTTTGATAGCCTTCATCTGTTCTTCTTGAGTTGTAGCTGTCCCGGTTCTAATAGATTCCTTCTCTCGGTGTTGCGAAAGCATTTCTTGAAATTTCGACAATAAGGAAGGTTCCTCTGTGGCAGCCGTTGCGTTTGTTGAATTGTTTTCCTTGATATCACTAGAAGTAGGTTGATGTGTTTCAGCTGTTGTGAGCGGTGCCTTTGGTTTAGGACTTGGAATTTGTGCAACAGTTTGTTGTTCGGTTATTGTTATCTGTGTCCCTGAAACTTCTTTTGTAGGTGAAATATGCGTTGGTTCTGCAGATGATGAAGGCAATGTATCTGAAGTGCCTGTTTCTAGAACTGTTTTAGCTTCAGATGTTTGGGTAGAAATCTTTTCACTTGCTGATGTTGTTGGTACCTCCGAGGTTTCTTTGGTTGGTGAAATTTTAGAATTGACAGCATGTTCAGAGGTATGTACTTCAAGAGACATTTTGGAAGGAACTATGTTATGAACTGTTTCTGGAGAAGTCTCCTTTTTCGTTTGCGCTGTTGATGACGGGGATTGATCTACCTTTACTACAGCTAAGGATGCTGTTGATGACGGGGATTGATCTACCTTTACTACAGCTAAGGATGCTGTTGATGACGGGGATTGATCTACCTTTACTACAGCTAAGGATGCTGTTGGTTCTACCAATGTTGTTAATAGTACGTCGTTAGTGGATTTGGGTTCAATTTCCTGTACATAGGAAATGGGAAGGTTTGGTTCTTCCTGTGGCATCTCTTGTACAGGGCCTTCTGTAGGAACCGTTTCCTTTTTGGTATCTGCTGTTACCATTACTAAATCCGTAAGTTTTTGAGGTTTTTCTGTATGATAGACTTGTGGTTGCAAGGACGGGGATGCGTtgtttttcactttttgtaacTCCAACTTGACTTCTGTCTCTGTGGTTTTAACTGGCAGCTTTGTCTTCGCATTTTCCTGTGTTACTTTTGGTTGGCTAGTTGATTTTGGCTTACTGATCACTTCAACAATATCATTTACCTTCCCGGTAGGAGTAGGGTCTGGCTTGGAACCTGCGCCAGGGTTATCAATGTCATACTCTGTGGAAGGTTTTCGTGAAGATGTGAGAAAATCCCGGAATGGCGTATTTGGCGCTCGGTTCCGTAAATCATTATCGGTCCAAGTAGGCGCTGTTTTACCGTCCGTTGCCTGTGATCCTCTAAAATCTGTAAAGGAATCCACTATTCCAATAGATCGCAGTGCTGCTGGCACACGTCTGCCATCGGAAGTTTGACCACGGATAGAAACTGGTCGTCTGCCTGCATTGGTAAGACGGGAAGACCTGTGCCGTAACCTTTCCTCGAACGAAGGCGAAAAACGAGAAGAAGGAAAAGATCGAGAACTGGAACTAATTACACTTGACATACTTTCACTTGCTCGCGTATGCGGCACACTGAATCGACCTCCGTCAATAGTCTCTGATGTTAAAGGCATTGCCATCCTGCCTGTGTTCCTCAATGGCGCACGGAGACGGCCATTCACTAGTAAGCGTTCAGCTGCCTCATTGATACGCCTGACTGAATCGCCTGGCATTTGAAGTTCACGACGTTGTGAGTTTGTAGACCTTGTTGAAGACTGAGTAACAGTGTCTGGTCTAAGAGCTGCGTCAATAGCTCGTATTCTAGTCTCTAATAGTTTCATTAGCCTCAATACTTGAGCTGATGTCATTTCCTCATATCTCACTGACATGCGCCGTATGGCTGCCCTGCCTTTCACGAGTGTTGGACTTCCGTTGTCAAGGATAAAAACCTTAACTCTGTCTGTACTTAAACTGTCCGCTAGGGATTCCCTCATGTCAATTAACCCCTGACGTCTAGCTATGGTGGAATCTGTTTTAGCTGTGGTTGAGGTTTGTGTCTTTGTTCTGCCTCTCTGGAAAGACAAAAAACAGAAGACAATAAGTCAACAATGACTTggttattcataaaaaaaacattatttacagtTAATTGTGGTCTCTAATGAATAATGTGGTATATCTTTAATCAGTGGGGAATCTTATATCAATGATTCATACGATAGTCATCGAAGCTATTCCttaattaaatatgttttagtGAGGTACATAGAACACCTAAGCTGTTACGTCGAACTAAATGTAAATCACATGATATAAAGCTTACACACCGACCCTACTTGTTGTGTAAATACAATTGATAAGTCCCCTCTTTAATCTAACGTACTTCCAATAGCAAGTTTGTGTTAAAATACCTAAGTCGATATGTTGAATCGTACATAATAGATatcataatttctaatttatAACACTATTTAGTGAGCACATGCTTTGCTTCTtgatcaaatttattttaattattataaagttTTGTCAATACCTATACatgtgattttttgtttttcaatatttttgaatatATCTTTTCATATCTTATGTATCCAATGATATTCACCTATTTTTCATAAGGTACAGCGTAtgcaaataaaacaatagagaGATTATTCGTTAAAGTGatactgtatatgttatacTTGTACTGTTTGTACTGTGTAACCAGGCCTTGGTGACACGGATGCGGACAAATGACAGACAAATATGACAGCAATATGTAAACGTATGTAAAGTTACCACAAAAAGCCTACTGTCACATAGACTCATGGTCAGCCAGTATAATGCCAATGTACTCTTATATATAGGTCAAATTTGGGTTCGTGTAaccaagtaaatgtaaatattcagaACACAAGAATCGTTTCGGAGAAGTATGGTGATTACTGAAGAGGATACAAAAGTATTGGGATACTGTGAATCACTTTATGTTTGAGCATTCGATGTTCTaggtttttgttattttcaaaccTCTTTGCAAAATACATAAATTCATGCCATGATCAAAAGACTCTTTCTGACAATCGTGCATTCATATAAAAgttttatacaattatttgcTACACATTTGAATTGTGTTCGAGTTCTCGTGTttgaaactacatgtatttcaatttcaacaaatattatttacaaaatactgATAGTATcctgaaaattattttaaatcattttctaCGTAAAACGATCTGGattatgtattgtgtatgtaaCATCATGGAACACCTGACATTGTACTAATATTAGCAGGTAGAATAAACATAAGAAATATAAGACATGGAGTGCTATCTAGTACTACCCAAGGGAATTGGAcgtgtttatttatgttttactaCACAACTAATGGAAATAAAAGGTAATTATCATTCATTGAGATACGTAAAGATTTCACAGTGTTGCGATAATTTAGAACACACTATCCTTAACtaaactttattattttattacgtttcattttattgtaatcCCATTTGATTCCTCTCTATTTAGCATTATcatctgatttttttctttataaatcaTAAGGATATCGAAACCAGTAAGAGAGTACCTTGACCATATATccattaaaattttgaaataccTGCTCTATTCTGAGTAAAATTCTCCTGCTCGACACCATAGGGCGTCTTAGTCCAAAAAGTATACCAGTGCGAGGAGCGTACGAAGGAAGGTTACAAAAAACACATTGGCTTTGCGGAGGATGTCATATTATCATAAATCAAGTTTTATTGCTGTAGTTTCTACTCATTTGATGAAGATAATTAACAAGAACCCATACATcttatagataaataaaaagtttaaacCTAGACGCTTTGGAACCAACCAACCCCCATGTcatatgtttttatgtttttttcctTATCCAAAATGAAGTTACAACCAATagcataaaaaacaataatttcatTATTCCTTTGTAATGGTCATGTATTCCAAAGTGAAAATTTCAAATCCAATAAAAAAAGACCATGTCGAAACATAGTAAGAAGTTATTATGCACAATTACTTTTCCTCTATCATCTTGCGCAATCGTGCTAcaacatcaaaacaatattacaatatataaagtaTAGGTATATTACGTATAGAATCATAACTAAGTGTACCGTTATAACGATTCAATAGAAACACCCTTTTATGCATCATCCATAAAATCTGAAATCACACCATTGTtcatattaaaatgtaattactgATATACTGGATTACTTTGCTTGTATATCTGCGGACAGCAATAATACAACTTTTCATTGCATGTCGGCTACAATCGGCAAAGCTTGGAATTTTTAGACATTTCGGAGCCTACCATAAAACTCGAAGAATTATTAATATCGTGTGTTAAACACAGTTTATACATAAATACTTCCATTGCTTCCAAGAATAGATGagtaaaactaaaattaaagtAACCTGTACTATGGCTTTATGCCATGTTTCCACAATGACATTTGGAAATCTACAATTTATTCATTGCTCTATATAACTCACTTTAGAACATACAAATCAATTATcttaacataaatattttagtACATTTATCAATGTTACTACATTCAGACATATTAATACATTGAATAACAGATCGAAAATACCAGAACAAACTCGGATGAAAGTCTTTTCACTTTCTTTATAGCAGTATCCAAACCATAATTACACatacagtgtaggtcttgttaTTTTGCAGTGAACTATTCAGGACCAATGACATCCTCAATTCTTCTGGGGGATATTTTCACTGACGCTATATCCGCCCCTGGACTATAGTAAAACTAAAGGTTCCGAAaaacacaggtaatttgatccttttatgtacatcaacaaatcaaataatgCAATACTGTGGTTAGTTGTGTTGCTTTGGAGTCGGGCTCTCTTTGCAAGAAAAAAAGAAGTCTCTacaagcctgtgattggttttCTCCTTAACTGTCTTAAGCTTTTCAATGCGATAGTAGGGGTGTAGATATCGTAACTGAtcgtaaccccttgagtatcgatgATGGTCCAATGTAAGTGGCCTTATCAAGTAGGTGGTCGTTCTACAGAGGTTGCCGCTAAGACATgttgtattgtatatacatgtacatatttcagTATGTAGAATGATATATAGCCATAAACGTATGTTGTCTGACACTAGTAAATACATCATGTATAAACAGCTATCACGTGTATAGTCGACCTTACCAACGTGTCGGGGCATAACATCTGTCAATTACTAACAGattaattatacaaataattcaatcagaaatgtaaatcattttatataactCAATCACTCAGTAACCATCAGCGGCGTTGTCTTTTACTTAAATCAGAAGCGAAGGATAGAAGACATTGTAGAGCAGGGATATACTggagatattttacaagtatacCGTGGACTGTATTGGGAATTACatctgtatttatatacatgtattatttatgATCAAATCGTTTGTTGATATCGACAATAAAACAATCATCATTATTTGTATTACGTGTGTGTCCATTTAACAAACAACAAAGCTTAGATAAGAATAGTATTCGTTTAAACTATCACGTTCGATATCTTAATTTAAAAACCCGGAAACTAAATGTGTTTCACTGGCCTACGAGTGACATGTTGTTGTTTTGCAAATTCCACAAACCGCGACCATATTTTGCAGGTTTTTCAACTTGGGATTTAACTTGTAAGAATGAGGAAATCTGCAAACCGTATGGttcaacatacatgtacggCATGCCACCTTCACAAACATGTACGTGATGGTCAACGTTGCAACCAAAATGACTTGCTACTGAACAAGGCACGCTATGTTGAAACACACATTTATATTTGCCAGTCCGCACGCTTGCGAGTAAACAGCTTagatgttgaatgtcgtatgcaTAAGCTTCATATCATTTCAAACGTAATGTCGAGCCGCTAAAAGTCCACTTGTTTGGAAGgtgaattatttttaatgttgaaTGTCATATGATCAGATGTacccaaaataaaaaaaagtatgacCAAGTTCTTTTGATTGTCGACTGTCGGATGTAGGGCTGCCCGGCATACATAAATAAGGTAAAAAGAAACTGATCCAGCTTTGGATGTTAAATGTCAGATGACAAACTGCACGACATGCGCTGCCCGGTATAGGtgatatcc
Coding sequences:
- the LOC138306672 gene encoding mucin-2-like, translated to MFSKWTFLVILALLVLSGVESRRRSRRRGRTKTQTSTTAKTDSTIARRQGLIDMRESLADSLSTDRVKVFILDNGSPTLVKGRAAIRRMSVRYEEMTSAQVLRLMKLLETRIRAIDAALRPDTVTQSSTRSTNSQRRELQMPGDSVRRINEAAERLLVNGRLRAPLRNTGRMAMPLTSETIDGGRFSVPHTRASESMSSVISSSSRSFPSSRFSPSFEERLRHRSSRLTNAGRRPVSIRGQTSDGRRVPAALRSIGIVDSFTDFRGSQATDGKTAPTWTDNDLRNRAPNTPFRDFLTSSRKPSTEYDIDNPGAGSKPDPTPTGKVNDIVEVISKPKSTSQPKVTQENAKTKLPVKTTETEVKLELQKVKNNASPSLQPQVYHTEKPQKLTDLVMVTADTKKETVPTEGPVQEMPQEEPNLPISYVQEIEPKSTNDVLLTTLVEPTASLAVVKVDQSPSSTASLAVVKVDQSPSSTASLAVVKVDQSPSSTAQTKKETSPETVHNIVPSKMSLEVHTSEHAVNSKISPTKETSEVPTTSASEKISTQTSEAKTVLETGTSDTLPSSSAEPTHISPTKEVSGTQITITEQQTVAQIPSPKPKAPLTTAETHQPTSSDIKENNSTNATAATEEPSLLSKFQEMLSQHREKESIRTGTATTQEEQMKAIKRLLSAIVGSPTAAPEIITTTTQAPLNQILELLQAHEKKVPAPTVPVPPTSAASLLTNVMSMLKAHEARTTAETQPVQVNQIPFSSQPAIVPMHNMMQHHRVVDPFEQQRLAMMSHIGSPMAGMFGGMMGYMDPEMMQEMMYGDTTDAPDPVKPSEESHKKNEEKEGVTTAKPTTPAPTTTTVIMTRPPPHQIPMEGRPRFNTVRNQHKHETRPTAPGSWQEMDVSYLNSKKFQPSYQEELHGSGVARMGPEAHKRSHNEGVLPSASDQKMLIKIKSSINRALKSAGVDKYVELVIANENEIQPPTVKPTPSELLVDRVRASIQKSLTAAGISENVRVVMKSRNEEWRSIPFVTKAPSLTTKQVLRPTDPSLITQEGSHVIDYQAKPTTKMANHAMHGGMSFLSYSERPSKIPADSPNHVFVQNNANPRRLQEKRKPHPLDSLMIGKITTPSTNYNTPTEKNLPKNVELIGGFSRDTNMQDQGNSLNNGMNKLQNDFNNQNVAEDGWKVIPMDIQSTGTRFGKYKNNAVSMSPSATKPSSSRQPMDTTHITPKTQTARHFVNKAEKSTMAVDSTNQPPKSEKEAIVNKLVQALTGSKHHEILNTLSKYLNGKQNEQNINGNKNQLSQSAPTRRHRPATNIKIATEQQKAQNTKTLNLSRAHLLSQAPNVMYPSPNHIISSPLEPMKSNDKVFLSMNARPGIYHGTTAKDTVVSPNTLINSDSFKVDNVKDQAVVMSSEMRKTTHVGKHQNVVKTINIPAVVPSSGPRMIQTNRFSGANLFRQTKPERSQHNGRNPDHLSNTQKEMTHMQGKPSETQPKVSNVEYSTINQEANGVRTNIIASSSPDSYIPPIDASTRSATRFSADSLLSLPVTGESSTADHQSGSSSPNYPQEKKVSSEPAFPDEFRTVLPLEFPATVTYPTTELFNTTMHENVTNVLQKSMIERQNSDISTTDINDTTHSLLQSTSNKMSENVYPDPTAEYYTSYNDVIDVPRKLLERTKKSVRPRFSSSFWKPRSTRVRKRNMATGIPILMNLFAPTVSEKKSVKPQKRKQLSSSAGLSSRIDINQNKRFSHMSKPIFDVSQHVPKALSRSDTVTTVSRKRTNLQKRNHVIPQRTLKIPTSRLSQIKQEANKQKTTTKRKQISRKKPIMAVDKRRITSLGSRRYRIPQSQRERKQRIEKLAPVPNPITRTTPLPPVMAFRRNSVLRKYTNFQSRAPDQRIVGLPVNLPGLVTVRQQSDVRNSSGKPSQQKKTIAKVESTSDQHGKKGQLHPGVLDDIPPKLYDDARLSINHFRKRIENNQHNFKQGMPDLFSPVMQREKTNWKKQNKNENKKNAATSFGNAQQSKQKKVTYDDIRTTTPKRKESSTKATIDFDQLTMSILHNIRQDIKTVETATNKSIYNGDVNSIANIERQNAESIHSTKTTEKFITTQTTTTTTEAVTTPTTTTTEEVTTPTTTTEELTTPTTEEVTTPTTTTTEEVTTPTTTTKEEVTTPTTTTEEVTTPTTTTEEIRTPTATTEEVTTSTTTTEEVTTPTTTEEVTTPTTTTEEAMPTTTTEEVTTPTTTTEEVRTPTTTTEEVTTPTTTTEEVTIPTTTTEEVTTPTTTTEEVTTPTTTTEEVTTPTTTTEEVTTPTTTTEEVTTPTTMTEEVTTPTTTTEEITTPTTTTEEVTTPTTTTEEVTTPTTTTKELTTPTKTTEEVTTPTTTTEEVTTPTATTEEVTTPTTTTTEEITTPTTTTATTTEEVTNQITTTEEITTPTTTTTEEVTTPTTTTTDEVTTPPTTTTEEVTIPTKITQDITFPTTTMEDITTPLTTTNNVVSPSISTEAVQIFKTTTDDITIPTTAELISIKAVSKTADLVTTSQTVVPVVNANSELDVFKFNTAPYAISEDAFKYYQGKPPKQRDESLLKSALYQPVASIIQNIGETKIKSDDEILKTYHSSLKPRHLKTSAVSGKVPSESSNHQTFNQQEQIPHENAQSQFNNARHHEEQGKAMEIKIKQRSHKQQDKTSRQEQQQHRQQSHHHLRQFNYPQQQTQNQQQEDNFQQQQQYPTQNEQQNQHQTSRSQPLQQHQHQNDNAWQRRSQSHLNHPIPQSEWQSGSKSKAEEQKPLLQEFRFQAGTHIGTRRTRINKTQQQQQQQQRKGSDIKQHNNIHSSIIATNNNNGQREKMQNALPNPQDIQRANNKPARFSSWINQNNKINPVKKHHIAKTMISTTTNPPVTKIKSFLQSLFATMKLHTTRPTESPSARGANSHQGHVKVLPKEQSQPGVILNPSSVMPTQQSGNTFSFSSQTPTSPTEPSHQSPMFNSQTPTRPTPTSRHSFSFSSQTTPSTPTKASEHSWFPSQTTQSPTQGSHHSEHPITPNNDPRRRGSVMSQDESMNRNTPDRYSTPTEIGETDSWSFNHKSASLETNIPHTTTHTPVSDSHYPNTNQATGRFNVADKVGAPTATQEPITTPIPTTPGTTVDVKSLLMQLVQHEVRETLNAIIPSQAPFTATTAFPSTSTPITTVPETTTAPTTPETIITSPQIAAPAGTGPVTGPCGGREKVFQCEGKGMFYTMPSIGQWCSGMCSRGSCIDSVCSCNVTCGMTATQSKEEALGSAISSALTGHSSGMVSMEQALQSLLATIEMATPGPATASSTLAPTSSYISYEQFTSLLPNFPTTNKPKTTTPSSITGLLASLEKLIDAKIRSIKPSTTKAPLLDAEGERIEAEDLPTTTTMSPPHMQRYRPTPPRQWIDPQPSFHEQHNPPRPQNIPRPTFHEPHSAPRPTFHEPQNNPRPTFHEPQNDPRSKFNDVKDPWHRRDQPSFKKSEQRPTMEPERKPHPMDAWGRSSSHNEQQKGWMDPWWQNRPPRTEPPPPEHKWRGDVRAGGGGRFGGGHGGGIRDPWGAREEHMGFQRRVGPTSRPWEATTLPPRTWRDSWHRDQRPPRRGWGPPDRGNWVPERTTIGPQWGEPAFRRRRGRRFRRRSVSGDGEGAEGAEGPD